The Bradyrhizobium ottawaense genome window below encodes:
- a CDS encoding DUF2188 domain-containing protein, which produces MASVQYFVTRHKGQWMVALNCEYSGPYATEEEAIRVAVDAAHKEGKVGRDAQVLVQGHDHRFRHEWTYGQDPYPPSG; this is translated from the coding sequence ATGGCAAGCGTTCAGTACTTCGTCACGCGCCATAAAGGCCAGTGGATGGTTGCGCTCAATTGCGAGTACTCCGGCCCCTACGCCACTGAGGAAGAGGCGATCCGCGTCGCGGTCGACGCTGCCCACAAGGAGGGAAAGGTAGGACGCGACGCTCAGGTTCTAGTTCAGGGCCATGACCACAGGTTCAGACACGAGTGGACATATGGCCAGGACCCATACCCACCGTCCGGCTAA
- a CDS encoding omptin family outer membrane protease, which produces MNYHFGADPWVVRWPDAPLYAKAPAGAAPIAYTAGWSFEGGSRLWLSRGRFQWDRSAVASGGLEDPSMLISRLTYHGLDGLSGELFGRLDSPWGVFLKGNIGLGRFDKGHMNDEDWGLPPNLSYVNTISGQANGRYTYYTADVGYDFLRAANYNVGGFIGWTYYEQSSDSRGCVQIAAPPPCLAPDDDQVVGSQNTQWNAARVGLSAETMLTERWRLNADVAYLPWTDFKGRDHHLLRPTTMFDEQRSNGGRGVQVEGVLSYFVTRNFSVGVGGRYWAMWTNSRSDSLCSSSGCVEPTMLAKYSMERWGTFCQASYKLD; this is translated from the coding sequence TTGAACTACCATTTTGGCGCCGACCCGTGGGTGGTGCGTTGGCCCGATGCGCCGCTCTACGCAAAAGCGCCCGCCGGCGCGGCGCCGATTGCTTACACGGCCGGTTGGTCGTTCGAAGGCGGATCGCGACTCTGGCTCAGCCGGGGTCGATTCCAATGGGACCGCAGCGCAGTGGCCTCCGGCGGCCTTGAAGACCCCAGCATGCTAATATCGAGGCTCACCTATCACGGACTTGACGGACTTTCCGGGGAGCTATTTGGCCGTCTCGACAGCCCGTGGGGGGTGTTCCTGAAGGGCAACATTGGCCTTGGGCGCTTCGACAAAGGACACATGAACGACGAAGATTGGGGCCTCCCCCCGAACCTCTCCTATGTCAACACGATATCAGGCCAGGCCAACGGGAGGTACACCTACTACACGGCCGACGTAGGTTATGATTTCCTCCGCGCCGCCAACTACAATGTCGGCGGCTTTATCGGCTGGACGTATTACGAACAGAGCTCCGATTCGAGGGGGTGTGTACAGATAGCTGCCCCACCTCCATGCTTGGCGCCGGACGACGACCAGGTCGTTGGCAGCCAGAATACTCAGTGGAATGCAGCTCGTGTCGGCCTAAGCGCCGAAACCATGCTCACCGAGCGCTGGCGTTTGAACGCTGACGTCGCTTACCTGCCCTGGACCGATTTCAAGGGGCGTGACCATCATCTCTTGCGCCCGACGACCATGTTTGATGAACAACGGAGCAATGGGGGCCGAGGCGTCCAGGTTGAAGGCGTCTTGTCCTACTTCGTCACCAGGAACTTCAGCGTCGGCGTCGGTGGCCGCTACTGGGCGATGTGGACCAACAGCCGAAGCGACTCATTGTGCAGCAGCAGCGGCTGCGTTGAGCCGACCATGCTTGCGAAGTACAGCATGGAACGCTGGGGTACGTTCTGTCAGGCCTCCTATAAGCTCGATTGA
- a CDS encoding outer membrane protein, translating into MLLAGGQIGYNWQKNGWVFGVELDASGAVSDGTNTCLAASGFVVSANCKAGPNVFATGTGRVGYAFGALGRTLAYLKGGVAWQNNRGDVVNNFEGGAPQEKTHFDYGRLGGVIGLGVEQALTSAWSVNVEYDYLHFGGPSVATPPTV; encoded by the coding sequence GTGCTTCTCGCGGGTGGCCAGATCGGCTACAATTGGCAGAAGAATGGCTGGGTGTTCGGCGTCGAACTCGATGCCAGCGGTGCTGTCTCCGACGGCACGAATACTTGCCTCGCCGCCTCCGGCTTTGTCGTGAGTGCAAACTGCAAGGCAGGTCCCAACGTCTTTGCCACCGGGACTGGGCGCGTCGGTTACGCGTTTGGCGCGCTGGGCCGCACGTTGGCCTATCTTAAGGGAGGAGTGGCTTGGCAAAACAATCGAGGCGACGTCGTCAACAACTTTGAAGGCGGCGCGCCACAGGAGAAAACCCATTTCGACTATGGTCGCCTCGGTGGCGTCATCGGGCTAGGCGTCGAGCAAGCACTTACGTCTGCATGGTCGGTCAACGTCGAGTATGACTATCTCCATTTCGGCGGGCCGAGTGTCGCAACGCCTCCGACGGTGTAG
- a CDS encoding IS5 family transposase (programmed frameshift): MRAGLFWLNDRQWARIEPHLPRGLTGPDRDDDRRTVSGIIHMLQSGARWRDCPREYGPYTTIYNRFNRWAKRGRWCAIFEALAKPGEDGVVLSLDSTSIKAHRCASGGKGGSTNQAIGRSRGGRTTKIHALSDPLCRPVVLHLTPGQDADIAAAPDVLALAPPMSVLLADKGYDGDKLRGAIIRRGAKPVIPNKSNRVVIHRFNKRAYKGRNVIERCFGRLKDFRRIATRYDKLARNFLAAVHLAALVAYWLN, encoded by the exons ATGCGCGCTGGTTTGTTTTGGCTGAACGACAGGCAATGGGCGCGTATCGAACCGCATCTGCCGAGGGGACTGACGGGGCCGGATCGGGACGACGACCGACGCACCGTCAGCGGCATCATTCACATGCTGCAATCGGGTGCACGATGGCGTGATTGTCCACGTGAATACGGCCCTTACACGACGATCTACAATCGCTTCAATCGCTGGGCCAAGCGAGGACGATGGTGCGCAATCTTCGAAGCGCTGGCCAAGCCTGGCGAAGACGGCGTCGTACTGTCGCTCGACTCGACCTCGATTAAAGCTCACCGGTGTGCCTCCGGCGGAAAAGGGGGGAGCACAA ATCAAGCAATCGGCCGCTCGCGCGGAGGCCGCACGACAAAAATCCATGCGCTGAGCGATCCGCTCTGCCGGCCGGTCGTCCTGCATCTGACTCCAGGCCAGGATGCCGATATCGCTGCGGCTCCCGATGTCCTGGCGCTCGCGCCACCCATGAGCGTGCTCCTCGCCGACAAAGGGTATGATGGCGACAAGCTTCGCGGCGCAATCATTCGTCGTGGCGCCAAGCCCGTAATCCCCAATAAATCTAACCGTGTCGTCATCCATCGCTTCAACAAACGCGCCTACAAAGGACGAAATGTCATCGAACGCTGCTTTGGCAGGCTCAAGGACTTCCGGCGCATCGCCACGCGATATGACAAGCTCGCCCGTAATTTTTTGGCCGCTGTTCATCTCGCCGCTCTCGTCGCATATTGGCTCAATTGA
- a CDS encoding acyclic terpene utilization AtuA family protein — MTPSVNPPVIRLGAGAGYSGDRIEPAVELAEHGQLDFLIFECLAERTIAIAQQARRKDPHQGYDPLLEARMRAVLPVAVKNRVRIVSNMGAANPVAAALKTAQVVRELGLPPLRIAAVTGDDVLDAVLSGAWRFDESGEEIIAYRDRIISANAYLGAGPIVGALDAGAEIVLTGRVADPSLFTAPLIHAFGWRMDDWTMLGQATVIGHLLECAGQVTGGYFADPGFKDVPDLARLGFPIGEVTADGTVTVTKLPHAGGRVSAATCKEQLLYEIQDPAQYFQPDVIADFTGVEIEEDTSNRVRVTGGRGGAPTPTLKVSVGYLDGFIGEGQISYGGSGAMTRARLALQIVRERLAIAGVKTGELRFDMIGVDSLYGNTLDSTASEPTEVRARVVGRTDSLNEAQRIGNEVETLYTNGPAGGGGVGKSVRELLAVKSVLLPREVVQPAFTFVEI, encoded by the coding sequence ATGACTCCATCAGTCAACCCACCCGTGATCCGGCTTGGCGCGGGGGCCGGCTATTCGGGGGACCGCATCGAGCCGGCAGTGGAACTGGCAGAGCATGGTCAGCTCGACTTCTTGATTTTTGAATGCCTTGCGGAGCGCACAATCGCAATTGCTCAGCAGGCGCGTCGCAAGGATCCTCACCAGGGATACGATCCGCTGCTCGAGGCGCGGATGCGCGCTGTATTGCCGGTAGCGGTGAAGAACCGCGTGCGTATCGTGTCAAACATGGGCGCGGCGAATCCGGTTGCCGCGGCGCTGAAAACGGCACAAGTCGTACGTGAACTCGGACTGCCGCCGTTGAGGATCGCTGCCGTCACAGGTGACGACGTGCTCGATGCTGTACTGAGCGGCGCCTGGCGATTCGACGAAAGTGGCGAGGAAATCATCGCGTATCGCGATCGTATCATATCCGCGAACGCGTATCTCGGCGCCGGGCCAATCGTCGGCGCGCTCGATGCGGGCGCGGAGATTGTCTTGACGGGACGCGTGGCGGATCCTTCGCTGTTTACCGCGCCGCTGATCCACGCGTTCGGCTGGCGGATGGACGACTGGACCATGCTTGGTCAAGCTACGGTGATAGGTCATCTATTGGAATGTGCGGGGCAGGTGACGGGCGGCTATTTTGCCGATCCTGGGTTCAAGGATGTGCCGGATCTCGCACGTCTCGGCTTTCCGATCGGAGAAGTTACAGCAGACGGGACGGTGACGGTCACAAAGCTGCCGCACGCGGGCGGTCGCGTCAGCGCGGCGACCTGCAAGGAACAGCTGCTTTATGAGATCCAAGACCCCGCTCAATATTTCCAGCCAGACGTAATCGCCGATTTTACTGGAGTCGAAATTGAGGAAGATACGTCAAACCGTGTGCGCGTAACGGGCGGACGCGGCGGTGCGCCGACACCCACGCTGAAGGTCTCCGTCGGATATCTCGACGGCTTTATTGGCGAAGGCCAGATCTCGTATGGCGGCTCCGGTGCAATGACGCGCGCACGGCTCGCGCTGCAGATTGTCCGTGAACGGCTCGCAATAGCGGGAGTGAAAACGGGCGAACTCCGCTTTGATATGATCGGCGTCGATTCGCTGTACGGTAACACGTTGGACTCCACGGCAAGCGAGCCTACCGAAGTACGCGCGAGAGTGGTAGGACGGACAGACTCTCTTAACGAGGCCCAGCGCATAGGCAATGAGGTCGAGACGCTTTATACGAATGGTCCGGCGGGCGGGGGCGGCGTAGGGAAATCCGTGCGCGAGCTGCTCGCCGTGAAGTCGGTCCTGCTGCCGCGCGAAGTCGTGCAACCTGCATTCACGTTCGTGGAGATCTGA
- a CDS encoding class II aldolase/adducin family protein — translation MRNIDTEEWEIRCDLAAAYRLIAHFGMDDLIYTHLSARVAGKEHRFLLNPYGKMFDEITASSLILVDPEGHALEKEEVSEINSAGFTIHSAVHMNRDDAQCVMHTHTLAGMAVAAQEQGLLPLNQMSMELYSRIAYHDYEGIADDLDERARLARDLGDKDVMILKHHGLLTVGRTVAEAFLNMYYLEQSCRIQIAATQGGQKITLPPEEIVAHTAAQSKGYRESKSYGLRAWAALRRRLDRISPDYAT, via the coding sequence ATGCGTAACATTGATACTGAAGAATGGGAGATTCGCTGCGATCTAGCTGCAGCCTATCGTCTGATTGCCCATTTCGGCATGGACGATCTGATCTACACTCATCTGTCGGCACGCGTGGCCGGCAAGGAACATCGTTTCCTACTCAACCCGTATGGCAAGATGTTCGACGAGATTACGGCCTCGAGTCTTATCCTAGTCGACCCCGAGGGGCATGCCCTCGAGAAAGAGGAAGTGTCTGAAATCAATAGCGCAGGCTTCACGATCCATTCCGCGGTGCACATGAATCGCGATGATGCACAGTGTGTCATGCACACGCATACCTTGGCCGGGATGGCGGTAGCCGCGCAGGAGCAAGGCCTGCTACCGTTGAACCAAATGTCGATGGAGCTCTACAGCCGCATAGCCTACCACGACTATGAAGGCATCGCGGATGATCTAGACGAGCGTGCCCGTCTTGCGCGTGATCTTGGCGATAAGGACGTGATGATCCTCAAGCACCACGGCTTGCTCACCGTTGGGCGTACAGTCGCTGAGGCGTTCCTCAATATGTACTACCTGGAGCAATCCTGCCGCATCCAAATTGCGGCTACACAAGGGGGCCAAAAGATCACGCTCCCTCCCGAAGAGATCGTCGCTCACACTGCGGCGCAAAGCAAAGGTTACCGCGAGAGCAAGAGCTATGGCTTGCGCGCCTGGGCCGCGCTCCGGCGCCGCCTCGATCGCATCAGCCCGGACTACGCGACCTGA
- a CDS encoding NAD(P)-dependent oxidoreductase, whose translation MTVIGSKRDATDPVPGVDRLFPPEGLTELLRLSDFDVLAVPHVLETSKLIGREQLQCMRPTAFLANVARGSVIAEHELIVALQAGAIAGALLDVFEREPLPADSLLWMMPNVIITPHVAGWLSDYNNRVRNLHRQSAAIPRREAATEFG comes from the coding sequence ATGACCGTGATCGGCTCGAAACGCGATGCGACTGATCCCGTTCCGGGAGTTGACAGGCTCTTCCCGCCTGAGGGCTTGACTGAACTCCTGCGGCTCTCCGACTTCGATGTCCTTGCTGTTCCGCATGTTCTGGAAACCTCCAAGCTGATCGGTCGCGAGCAGCTCCAGTGCATGCGTCCCACCGCGTTTCTGGCGAACGTCGCTCGCGGCTCGGTGATTGCGGAACACGAGCTTATCGTGGCACTCCAGGCAGGCGCCATCGCCGGGGCCCTCCTTGACGTATTCGAACGGGAGCCACTTCCAGCTGATAGCCTGCTCTGGATGATGCCCAACGTTATCATCACTCCACACGTTGCCGGCTGGTTGAGCGACTACAACAATCGCGTTAGAAATCTTCATCGGCAATCTGCAGCGATACCTCGACGGGAAGCCGCTACGGAATTTGGTTGA
- a CDS encoding ABC transporter permease: MLIIAPLSFTEVRDMQWPPVGFSTRWYETVLTSSEWQRRVVASLEIAIGSAVLATTLGLLAALALVRGRFPGKRLVAAVLLSPLVVPSVVIAIGMFF, from the coding sequence ATGCTGATTATCGCGCCTTTGAGTTTTACGGAGGTCCGAGATATGCAGTGGCCGCCCGTCGGCTTTAGCACACGTTGGTACGAGACCGTGCTGACCAGCTCCGAGTGGCAAAGGCGTGTGGTGGCATCGCTCGAGATCGCCATTGGTTCGGCGGTGCTCGCAACCACGCTCGGCCTGCTTGCTGCCCTTGCCCTCGTAAGAGGACGCTTTCCCGGAAAACGGTTGGTAGCGGCCGTCCTTTTGTCACCACTTGTCGTTCCCAGTGTGGTGATCGCCATTGGCATGTTCTTTTAA
- the tnpB gene encoding IS66 family insertion sequence element accessory protein TnpB (TnpB, as the term is used for proteins encoded by IS66 family insertion elements, is considered an accessory protein, since TnpC, encoded by a neighboring gene, is a DDE family transposase.), protein MIAAGADLKIYVATRPIDFRCGHDGLAAKVQEMLRLDPFSGSAFVFRSKRADRIKILIWDRTGLVLVHKRREGCKFFGQRSRTE, encoded by the coding sequence ATGATCGCGGCCGGTGCTGATCTGAAGATTTACGTTGCCACGCGGCCGATCGACTTCCGCTGTGGCCACGACGGGCTTGCGGCGAAGGTACAGGAGATGCTTCGTCTCGATCCGTTCAGCGGCTCAGCCTTCGTGTTCCGATCGAAACGAGCGGACCGGATCAAGATTTTGATCTGGGATCGAACGGGTCTGGTGTTGGTGCACAAACGCCGCGAAGGTTGCAAGTTCTTTGGCCAACGATCGCGGACGGAGTGA
- a CDS encoding porin, translated as MNMLKSLLLGSATCLIAGAGAQAADLPLKAKAVEYVKICSLYGAGFYYIPGTDTCIKFGGYLRAQTGLATNTLYYAADSGVAGAHNRLSNNYTAQSRMDLNIDTRTATEYGVVRTFFDAVFTWTSGGYSGAGTTAVNGATAYTTSTSSQVAGGSLGVYYAFIQFAGFTLGKAQSQFSAPWANYPGNSLDTLPGGGGWDPVNQFTYTADFGQGITASFSAQDQVALYQSSIWNVSGATAAGLATGAYGTNNIGGTRSPDLVAMVRVDQAWGLFQASVAAHDNHAGYYGADETTGHPNDKWGWAGQLALSIKNIPTGAGDTINMTGVYTDGASRYNFQDYITTAFAMYGGTGRVGAYQSVGLGGVSDSVFVTGSGQQLTTTYGFQGAYTHNWNPQWNTAVYGGWGAVRYNSTAKGYICGAFVATLALSSGLAGCNPDFNYSVVGMVTRWSPVKNLTFSADLAYAMLDQKHASGSTVTLPLQSGVAKPAAAYDLKDQGSLVLLLRAVRVF; from the coding sequence ATGAACATGTTGAAGAGCCTTTTGCTCGGTTCGGCGACGTGTCTGATCGCTGGAGCCGGAGCGCAGGCTGCCGACCTGCCGTTGAAGGCGAAGGCGGTGGAATACGTCAAGATCTGCTCGCTGTATGGCGCAGGCTTCTACTACATCCCCGGCACTGATACTTGCATCAAGTTCGGTGGTTATCTCCGTGCCCAAACGGGCTTGGCCACGAATACACTCTATTACGCCGCCGATAGCGGTGTGGCGGGGGCGCACAATCGCCTCAGCAACAACTACACCGCTCAGTCTCGTATGGATCTGAACATCGACACGCGCACCGCGACTGAGTATGGCGTCGTCCGCACATTCTTCGATGCTGTTTTCACCTGGACCTCCGGCGGCTATAGCGGTGCTGGCACGACTGCAGTCAATGGCGCCACCGCCTACACCACATCAACAAGTTCACAGGTCGCTGGTGGTTCGCTCGGCGTCTACTATGCTTTCATCCAGTTCGCGGGCTTCACATTGGGTAAGGCGCAGTCGCAGTTTTCTGCGCCTTGGGCCAACTATCCGGGAAACAGCCTCGACACTCTGCCGGGCGGCGGCGGCTGGGACCCCGTGAACCAATTCACCTATACTGCTGACTTCGGCCAGGGTATTACCGCCTCCTTCTCGGCCCAGGATCAGGTTGCCCTATACCAGTCCAGTATCTGGAACGTGAGCGGTGCGACGGCCGCAGGACTCGCGACCGGTGCGTACGGCACAAACAATATCGGGGGAACGAGGTCACCTGACTTGGTCGCCATGGTTCGCGTCGACCAAGCATGGGGTCTCTTCCAGGCGTCGGTCGCCGCGCATGACAATCACGCCGGATACTATGGTGCGGATGAAACGACAGGCCATCCGAACGATAAGTGGGGTTGGGCTGGCCAGCTGGCGTTGTCGATCAAAAACATCCCGACGGGTGCTGGTGACACGATCAATATGACCGGCGTGTATACTGATGGCGCAAGCCGCTATAACTTCCAGGACTATATCACGACCGCCTTTGCGATGTACGGTGGTACCGGTCGGGTGGGCGCTTACCAGAGCGTCGGCCTAGGTGGCGTCTCTGACTCAGTATTCGTGACTGGCTCCGGCCAACAGCTGACTACGACCTACGGCTTCCAAGGGGCCTACACCCACAACTGGAATCCGCAGTGGAACACCGCCGTCTACGGTGGGTGGGGTGCTGTGCGTTATAACAGTACAGCCAAGGGCTACATTTGTGGGGCGTTCGTCGCAACCCTCGCTCTTTCGAGCGGTCTTGCTGGATGTAATCCTGATTTCAACTACTCGGTTGTCGGCATGGTCACACGGTGGAGCCCGGTCAAGAATCTGACATTCTCGGCCGATCTTGCCTACGCCATGCTTGACCAGAAACATGCGAGCGGAAGCACGGTCACCCTGCCGCTGCAGTCGGGTGTCGCCAAGCCGGCCGCTGCTTATGACCTTAAAGACCAGGGCAGTCTCGTGCTCCTGTTGCGTGCAGTGCGCGTCTTCTGA
- a CDS encoding IS5 family transposase: MSKPRDDRQKDLLLPALDQIIDMGHPLVRLAALIDWKFLDDRFGSVCQTGPGQPGLPTRLVAGLFILKHMHNLSDEVLCARWIENPYYQYFCGELSFCHRLPFDRSSMTRWRQRLGEEQLVALIQESLSVAHKTGAIGPKDLERVAVDTTVQPKAVAHPTDARLMHRAITKLVGLAKRNRVPLRQSYLRLAKRAAIMVGRYTHAHQFKRARRQLKFLRTRLGRIIRDIRRKIDGDAALEARFGPLLALAQRVRTQDQHQRGPKVYALHAPEVECIGKGKARAPYEFGCKVSIATPVTSPKGGQSVLHAKALHGNPFDGHTLGPVVADMEKLTGVEARRIHVDKGYRGHNHPHRLRVWISGQVRRVTASIRREMKRRAAVEPVIGHVKAEHRMDRNYLKGRIGDSINAVLAAAGYNFGLLLRWLAELLRAIIRAFAETVPAQKIA, from the coding sequence ATGAGCAAACCGCGGGATGATCGCCAGAAAGACCTGTTGCTTCCGGCCCTCGATCAAATCATCGACATGGGCCACCCGCTGGTGCGGTTGGCGGCGCTGATCGACTGGAAGTTTCTGGATGACCGCTTTGGTTCGGTGTGCCAAACCGGTCCGGGGCAGCCTGGCCTGCCGACGCGGCTTGTCGCCGGCCTGTTCATCCTGAAGCACATGCACAATCTCTCGGATGAGGTGCTGTGCGCCCGCTGGATCGAGAACCCCTATTACCAATACTTCTGCGGCGAGTTGAGCTTCTGCCACCGGCTGCCGTTCGATCGATCGTCGATGACGCGCTGGCGCCAGCGGCTCGGCGAGGAGCAGCTCGTCGCGTTGATCCAGGAAAGTCTGTCGGTGGCGCACAAGACTGGCGCCATTGGTCCCAAGGACCTGGAGCGAGTGGCAGTCGATACCACGGTGCAGCCAAAGGCCGTTGCGCATCCGACCGACGCGCGGCTGATGCATCGGGCCATCACCAAGCTCGTCGGGCTCGCCAAGCGCAACCGTGTGCCGCTGCGCCAGAGCTATCTGCGCCTGGCGAAGCGCGCCGCCATCATGGTCGGCCGCTATACCCACGCTCATCAGTTCAAGCGCGCCCGGCGCCAACTCAAGTTCCTGCGGACGCGGCTTGGCCGGATCATCCGCGACATCCGCCGCAAGATTGATGGCGATGCGGCGCTGGAAGCTCGCTTCGGCCCGCTGCTCGCTCTGGCGCAGCGGGTGCGCACCCAGGATCAGCATCAGCGCGGCCCCAAGGTCTATGCGTTACATGCCCCGGAGGTCGAGTGCATCGGCAAGGGGAAAGCCCGTGCGCCTTACGAGTTCGGCTGCAAGGTCAGTATCGCCACCCCCGTGACGTCCCCGAAGGGCGGACAGTCCGTGCTCCATGCCAAGGCGCTGCACGGCAATCCGTTCGACGGGCACACGCTCGGCCCCGTGGTCGCCGACATGGAGAAGCTCACCGGCGTGGAGGCTCGCCGCATCCATGTCGACAAAGGGTACCGCGGCCACAACCACCCGCACCGGCTCAGGGTCTGGATCTCGGGGCAGGTCCGCCGCGTCACGGCTTCCATCAGGCGCGAGATGAAGCGTCGTGCGGCCGTCGAGCCCGTCATCGGCCACGTCAAGGCCGAGCACCGCATGGACCGCAACTATCTCAAAGGCCGCATCGGCGACAGCATCAACGCCGTCCTCGCCGCGGCCGGCTACAACTTCGGCCTGCTCCTGCGGTGGCTCGCAGAACTCTTGCGTGCCATCATCCGGGCCTTCGCCGAAACTGTCCCGGCTCAAAAGATCGCTTAA
- a CDS encoding Crp/Fnr family transcriptional regulator, whose amino-acid sequence MDHVSSEDQGFVTVSGVDQQEFASQETDRTMRDHAPAFLEGPDGCDEPALKRLSVAQPIVHRPVRCPVRPFVKNAILARISLQALGALGEFLEPIALRERMVLQEPKKPLEHVYFIESGLISLRIVAAGSILETALIGRRGAVGASVVVGGHLPTHQCVVLFPGRAHRIRITDLRRIANEHPEIREQLSRYVQALTLHSAQAGFCGVRHDREKRLASWLCLASDALDAHVLPITHDYLSSVLGLRRAGVTETLIRFEEQKLIRKMRGVLQIDERRCLEQKACGCYKLVSGAYASAESLIAASESAG is encoded by the coding sequence TTGGATCACGTATCCTCGGAAGATCAAGGTTTCGTGACGGTCAGCGGAGTTGACCAGCAGGAATTCGCATCCCAGGAAACGGACCGCACTATGCGTGACCACGCGCCTGCCTTCCTCGAAGGGCCTGACGGCTGCGATGAACCAGCTCTCAAGCGCTTATCCGTCGCACAGCCGATCGTTCACAGGCCGGTGCGTTGTCCTGTGCGGCCCTTCGTCAAAAATGCAATTCTGGCTCGAATATCACTTCAAGCTCTTGGGGCGCTCGGCGAGTTCCTCGAGCCGATCGCTCTCAGAGAACGCATGGTTCTGCAAGAGCCCAAAAAGCCTCTGGAGCACGTTTACTTTATCGAATCCGGCCTCATCTCACTCAGGATTGTCGCGGCGGGAAGTATTCTCGAAACAGCGCTGATAGGCCGGCGGGGGGCCGTCGGCGCTTCGGTCGTAGTAGGAGGGCATCTTCCGACACATCAATGTGTCGTGCTCTTTCCCGGACGCGCACACAGGATTCGGATCACGGACCTGCGCCGGATCGCAAATGAGCACCCCGAAATCAGAGAACAGCTCTCTCGATACGTTCAGGCGCTGACGTTGCACAGCGCCCAAGCGGGATTCTGCGGCGTTCGGCACGACCGCGAAAAGCGGCTGGCGAGCTGGCTTTGCTTAGCCAGCGATGCTCTTGATGCTCATGTGCTTCCAATTACCCATGACTACCTGTCGTCGGTCTTGGGATTGCGCCGGGCTGGCGTAACGGAGACGCTAATTCGGTTTGAAGAGCAAAAATTGATTCGTAAGATGCGCGGCGTTTTGCAGATCGATGAACGCAGGTGCCTCGAACAAAAGGCGTGCGGATGTTACAAGCTTGTTTCAGGCGCTTATGCCTCGGCTGAATCTCTGATTGCTGCAAGTGAGTCGGCCGGCTAG